The DNA region CCTCGACCATCTTCGCAACATTGCCCTCGCCGCCGGGAGCCATGAAACCCTCGCCCCAGATCCACTCCAACATTGCGACCGTCGAGTCGTGGTACTCAATTTGGTGTTCCATGATTCGTACGAACTCCATCTCGTCTGGGTTCGCTATTGTGGCAGAAACGTCTGGACGACGCTCCAGTAAATGAAGAGGCGGGTAGCGCAATGGACACCTTGGAAAAAAACCAGAAAGCATTCACAGATCAGTCCCAGGGTTTCTCCCTCGACGGACAAACGTACGCAGATGCAGAAGGACTCGCCTGGATGCTCAAGGATCTCCCCGTATCCCTCGACGCGCAGGTTCTCGACATTGCGACGGGAACCGGTGAGTTCGCCCGGGCATTGGCGCCCCACGTCGAAAAGGTGATCGGGCTCGACGCGACAGACGCAATGCTGGAGCAGGGGAAGAAGTTCATCGAACAGGCTGGGATAGACAATATAATATTTCAGCAGGGAGTGGTACAGGAACTCCCCTTCGAGGACGAGACCTTCGACATCGTCTCATCGCGCTACGCGTTTCACCACTTTGCGGATCCGAAGCCCGTGATCTCGGAGATGGTCCGGGTCTGCAAGACGGGGGGCCACGTCATCATTGTCGACATCGTCGTTCCCGACTCATCGACCGCCGCTGAGTACCATTACCACGAGTGGCTCTGTGACCCGTCCCACACGCGATGTCTCGAGGCCGATGAATTCCAGACCTACTTTCGGCTCTTCGGGTTGGAGGTCGTGTCTACACGAACTCGGGCTCTTCCGGAGGAACTCGTCGAGTGGA from Myxococcales bacterium includes:
- a CDS encoding methyltransferase domain-containing protein, which encodes MDTLEKNQKAFTDQSQGFSLDGQTYADAEGLAWMLKDLPVSLDAQVLDIATGTGEFARALAPHVEKVIGLDATDAMLEQGKKFIEQAGIDNIIFQQGVVQELPFEDETFDIVSSRYAFHHFADPKPVISEMVRVCKTGGHVIIVDIVVPDSSTAAEYHYHEWLCDPSHTRCLEADEFQTYFRLFGLEVVSTRTRALPEELVEWMDFSLTEKNRREEIIRAVRAELAGGPKTGLTPSEEDSVLMFQQVDLSIVGRKL